In Zonotrichia leucophrys gambelii isolate GWCS_2022_RI unplaced genomic scaffold, RI_Zleu_2.0 Scaffold_2019_7523, whole genome shotgun sequence, a single window of DNA contains:
- the LOC135442192 gene encoding LOW QUALITY PROTEIN: collagen alpha chain CG42342-like (The sequence of the model RefSeq protein was modified relative to this genomic sequence to represent the inferred CDS: inserted 1 base in 1 codon; substituted 1 base at 1 genomic stop codon), which translates to VLGGEPGVPGGGGRGVGEPGVPGGPGIPGKKGDLVFPPGRGGGPGPXGVPGNRGDGGXEPGVSGPKTGFK; encoded by the exons gttttagggggggAACCTGGTgtccccgggggggggggccggggggtgGGGGAACCTGGTGTCCCAGGGGGGCCGGG aattccggggaaaaaaggggaccTGGTGTTCCCCCCCGGACGAGGAGGCGGGCCAGGCC TTGGTGTCCCGGGGAACCGGGGAGACGGGGGTTAGGAACCTGGTGTCAGCGGCCCGAAGACGGGTTTTAAG